Proteins encoded together in one Plasmodium brasilianum strain Bolivian I chromosome 6, whole genome shotgun sequence window:
- a CDS encoding schizont egress antigen-1 yields MAKSNNKNIQKKLNERIYHICCKSIADINTHNLKKVRDIKGKQGKLTIEHIDHNDIFLAIYDNFGSKKKKHSSNMLYGHSCDSQRGWHDNIRYHENVLKKRKEINPYNTQLNDGNNFKPCRKKKKNDYFFRNNIHSRIINKNSSNAHRKKMPLHMVQHKTNKNVMDNTSDFDSHAIELEELTLKDRTSLKNFYLKKNRKRANHIFVSSYDDVKDSDHHVDQYRHHHVDQHRHHHVDQHHHHHVDQHRHHHVDQHRHHHVDQHRHHHVDQHHHHHVDQHRHHHVDQHHHHHVDQHRHHHVDQYRHHHADHPRYEHYAYGYSQRREMLLSNEVVRSEYMNNDTTTVAPNNVYVNRDMSRRENIMSYEKNEIEQEHKCNYSLRNYEEQSAEGEYVIPLPTQINKKKKEQNLRNEDANFIYEHVENDVYPYQIFEPKERISLDEVYDDSINWHPSHMEEVSNTAKNSANVVNVPNRFNNSCTGNDEDNGGRTCADDNIYLKRKSVEEIYQSRADIISSISCEGLLNNTEQRKDENNVYDDLEGIERSKSLEKHDLVIGEEGHVYENFDNVRSDLKCSKSSNDRREKSRIHKCYDNLREGEIRLGNDIFCSLDLSIPKKLGNTYDELVPHVNSFKGEESEHGEGFSNSKGEKEYFDLLIKKYEKTMLTIDELENLSFSMNSAKEDGSTNDLKKEALKKDEMEISDDRKSLKCSSEKLDQEKEKQKKRSVCQEEGTPRKDTHHNVDTNTDANDDHSKDLNYPCGVEEDISGVSEAGISGGYEKLLENDMYDLYNLKMHDLENLKSYDFTSSKNLLKKDIFLYSSLNNEEECLDNMDVITYEEGDDNNHSNNDSVEKNYKKLSLNGDTMDEEIDVRDDKEIASFLEKLKADLANQININNEEDSGNNNNNNNTNNINNMNNMSNNGDERAFDLLDSVHVNDYYYDCDDGRGDAVINTTHVDNEMMRKSKKNSKDNNANFWHNDECADHDAYVNNDMIDNTSGNDAPVDSELKLSDLNESNVHMDSNSLFNVGDISGNNNYHGTDHDAKYNTKYGAKHDSQYENNNNNNFNINCNSNSNRNSNRNSNRNSNRNSNYDSGSPPKIPELMKNTECQTDFPLDVSRNTNRTPRKKSVEVILVKRKLKRINEKEIPRGSIGASLNHDKDNRKRRYPKRNRIKTLRYWIGERELTKRNPETGEIDVIGFSECKNIDDLSPHIIGPFKYKKIYLREQNRSRKNFNMEEMNEQHYSNYYGRKILNDDVFIEEDGYTNRLNDVTNSNTTQDDYYRHSHRYHYHHVNRNKEGTHMQYKNNILYKASMKGSNSNDADKNTNLPRANRFSNRAVNLNDNKKWKKRKKRKFINIINYIKKKKKKLIKSSDKREGDILFYQNVKKDSTAIGGSRCSEHVNNGKGKDSNMNNDANTFNNINLLTDGSYMIEHVATNDEVYNDMYEEEGTNRLLNDDVACDSLPSNEGNLFLDVNGVGDADMEVAHIADVDKASVVADGNEPNVSEEMNCSNDNNSNCMDDGKIEGVEVEDETFEEVEAEAVEDVEAEAVEDVESEAVEEVEAEAAVEGEAEVDEAERAEKKVNVSVKKKKVKKKVNNQKKKKKKDSKIDEMYKELSILNLNFRISNEKRNNEGKKGKEKEDRGRKNEFKGVNKDISKKKAKKKEMKMKKLKQEEENEKENTKEEKLKEKENTKEEKLKEKENTKEEKIKEKEETKENAKAKENAKAKENAKAKENTKAKENAKESLNDSEDNQLKGKKEYNVQEHWDEDLKYSEKTFFNAEECNRSASNYARNYATYYGTILHVHMHSNSAEQTVVTSICGKDAAQSADEVIPVNNGNNGDSTVGTILPYEGDQNTFGSSSSSSKNTSGHNLYMTFLEKTNKNYMNRSYINKMSSEENYYEDINPAHKKKRILSSVNESENENSSVDSDLINDVISKENMGSEVEAAVEIPSADRKNKYTNKRSLKKSYSSNTNSRSIIKKSPTKLLAGFIFKKKEIRYAMEKGEEGILSRKYYANKQQKGACVNEVDISLVCSQNSFVTGLHFYDRLHPCAGLPLVQQSLLGGFKLDLNLYCIRMELNGQYCSFTYQNDLLLKSRYKLGGRWKNEYKYKLYFVICECILYVCPNRQLYLTLNGIGARFD; encoded by the exons ATGGCaaaatcaaataataaaaatatacagaaGAAATTGAATGAAAGaatttatcatatatgtTGCAAAAGTATTGCAgatataaatacacataatttaaaaaaagtaagagATATAAAGGGAAAGCAGGGGAAGCTTACCATTGAACATATTGATCATAATGATATTTTTCTAGCAATATATGACAATTTTgggagtaaaaaaaaaaaacatagcAGTAATATGTTATATGGCCATTCATGTGATAGTCAGAGAGGATGGCACGATAATATTAGGTACCATGAAAAtgtcttaaaaaaaagaaaagagatAAATCCGTACAATACTCAACTGAATGATGGTAATAATTTCAAGCCttgcagaaaaaaaaaaaaaaatgattatttcTTCCGTAATAATATACACAGTcgtataattaataaaaatagtagtaATGCGCATAGAAAGAAAATGCCTCTCCACATGGTACAACATAagacaaataaaaatgtcaTGGATAACACGTCTGATTTCGATTCACATGCTATAGAATTAGAAGAGCTTACATTAAAAGATAGAacatctttaaaaaatttttatttaaaaaaaaatagaaaacgcgcaaatcatatatttgtgtCCTCATATGATGATGTTAAGGATAGTGATCATCATGTTGATCAGTATCGTCATCATCATGTTGATCAGCATCGTCATCATCATGTTGATCagcatcatcatcatcatgtTGATCAGCATCGTCATCATCATGTTGATCAGCATCGTCATCATCATGTTGATCAGCATCGTCATCATCATGTTGATCagcatcatcatcatcatgtTGATCAGCATCGTCATCATCATGTTGATCagcatcatcatcatcatgtTGATCAGCATCGTCATCATCATGTTGATCAGTATCGTCATCACCATGCTGATCATCCTCGTTATGAACATTACGCATATGGCTACTCTCAACGAAGAGAAATGTTATTATCAAATGAGGTAGTCCGTTCAGAGTATATGAATAATGATACGACAACTGTTGCACCTAACAATGTTTATGTAAATAGAGACATGTCAAgaagagaaaatataatgagtTATGAGAAAAACGAAATTGAACAAGAACACAAATGTAACTATTCTTTGCGAAATTATGAGGAACAGTCAGCAGAAGGTGAATATGTTATCCCTTTACCTACACAGATCAAcaagaaaaagaaggaaCAAAATCTAAGGAATGAAGAtgcaaattttatatatgaacatgttGAAAATGATGTTTATCCGTACCAAATATTCGAACCAAAAGAAAGGATTTCCCTTGATGAAGTGTATGATGACAGCATAAATTGGCATCCATCTCATATGGAAGAAGTCAGTAATACAGCTAAGAACTCTGCTAATGTTGTTAATGTCCCAAATAGATTTAATAATTCTTGTACTGGAAATGATGAAGATAATGGAGGAAGAACCTGTGCAGATGATAACATATACTTAAAGAGAAAAAGTGTAGAAGAAATATATCAGAGTCGTGCTGATATAATTAGTAGCATATCATGTGAAGgcttattaaataatactgAACAAAgaaaagatgaaaataacGTATATGATGATTTAGAAGGGATAGAAAGGAGCAAATCTTTAGAAAAACATGATTTAGTGATTGGTGAGGAGGGGCATGTGTATGAGAATTTTGATAATGTTAGAAGTGACTTAAAATGTAGCAAAAGTAGCAATGATAGGAGGGAAAAGAGCAGAATCCATAAATGTTATGATAATTTAAGAGAAGGAGAAATACGATTAggtaatgatatattttgttcattgGACTTATCTATCCCTAAGAAGTTAGGTAATACATATGATGAATTAGTACCCCACGTAAATAGTTTTAAAGGTGAAGAAAGTGAACATGGGGAAGGTTTTTCAAATAGTAAAggagaaaaagaatattttgacttgttaattaaaaaatatgaaaaaactATGTTGACAATTGATGAGCTTGAAAATTTATCTTTTAGTATGAACAGTGCAAAAGAAGATGGAAGTACAAACGATCTAAAAAAGGAAGCGTTGAAGAAGGACGAAATGGAAATATCTGATGATCGCAAAAGTTTGAAATGTAGTAGTGAAAAGTTGGACCAGGAAAAAGAGAagcaaaagaaaagaagtgTTTGTCAAGAAGAAGGAACTCCCCGGAAAGATACACACCATAATGTAGACACAAACACTGATGCTAATGATGACCATTCGAAGGACTTAAACTACCCTTGTGGGGTTGAGGAAGATATATCAGGAGTATCAGAAGCGGGGATAAGTGGAGGATATGAAAAACTACTAGAAAATGACATGTACgatttgtataatttaaagATGCATGATTTGGAGAATCTAAAATCTTATGATTTTACATCTtcgaaaaatttattaaaaaaagatatattccTTTATAGTAGTTTGAATAATGAGGAGGAATGCCTTGATAATATGGATGTTATTACTTATGAAGAAGGGGATGATAACAACCATTCGAATAATGACTCGGTGGAAAAGAATTACAAGAAGTTATCGCTAAATGGCGATACAATGGACGAAGAGATAGATGTACGTGATGACAAGGAAATTGCAAGCTTTTTGGAGAAGCTGAAAGCTGATTTGGCTAAccagataaatataaacaatgaAGAGGATAgcggtaataataataataacaataatacgaacaatataaacaatatGAACAATATGAGTAATAATGGGGACGAACGAGCATTTGACTTGCTCGATTCGGTTCATGTAAATGATTACTATTATGACTGCGATGATGGAAGAGGTGATGCTGTCATAAATACTACCCATGTTGATAATGAAATGATGAGAAAGTCGAAGAAAAACTCGAAAGACAATAATGCTAATTTTTGGCACAATGATGAATGTGCGGATCATGATGCATATGTGAACAACGATATGATAGATAATACTAGTGGTAATGATGCCCCTGTAGATTCAGAACTTAAGCTATCGGATCTTAATGAGTCTAATGTGCATATGGATAGCAATTCGTTATTTAACGTGGGTGATATCAGTGGGAATAATAATTATCACGGTACTGATCATGATGCTAAGTATAATACGAAGTATGGCGCTAAGCATGACTCTCAGTATgagaacaataataataacaacttTAACATTAACtgtaacagtaatagtaataggaACAGTAATAGGAACAGTAATAGGAATAGTAATAGGAATAGTAATTACGACAGTGGCAGCCCTCCCAAAATTCCCgaattaatgaaaaacacGGAGTGTCAGACGGATTTCCCCCTAGACGTTTCGAGAAATACAAACAGAACACCAAGGAAAAAAAGTGTAGAGGTAATATTagtgaaaagaaaattaaaaaggataaatgaaaaggaaatacCAAGAGGGAGTATCGGAGCATCACTTAACCATGATAAGGATAATAGAAAGAGGAGGTACCCAAAGAGAAATAGAATCAAAACGCTACGATACTGGATAGGTGAAAGAGAACTCACAAAAAGAAATCCAGAAACAGGGGAAATAGATGTAATAGGGTTTAgtgaatgtaaaaatatagatgatCTATCACCTCATATTATAGGGccatttaaatataagaaaatctATTTAAGAGAACAAAACCGttcaagaaaaaattttaatatggaAGAAATGAATGAACAGCATTACAGTAATTATTATGGAAGAAAGATATTAAACGACGATGTGTTTATAGAGGAGGACGGGTACACCAACAGATTAAACGATGTAACAAATAGTAACACCACTCAGGATGATTATTATCGTCATAGTCATcgttatcattatcatcatGTTAATCGCAATAAGGAAGGAACACATAtgcaatataaaaataatatattatacaaagCATCAATGAAGGGGAGTAATAGCAATGATGCTGATAAAAATACTAATCTACCCAGAGCTAATCGATTCTCCAATAGAGCTGTTAATCTTAATGATAACAAAAAGtggaaaaaacgaaaaaaacgtaaattcattaatatcattaattatataaaaaaaaaaaaaaaaaaattaataaaaagcaGTGACAAAAGGGAAGgagatattttattctaccaaaatgttaaaaaagacAGTACGGCTATTGGTGGAAGTAGATGTTCTGAACACGTTAATAATGGTAAGGGTAAAGATTCTAATATGAACAACGATGCTAATACATTCAACAATATTAATCTTCTAACGGATGGAAGTTACATGATAGAGCATGTAGCTACAAATGACGAAGTGTACAATGATATGTATGAGGAAGAAGGGACAAACAGATTATTAAATGACGATGTAGCATGTGATAGTCTTCCTTCGAATGAGGGAAATTTGTTCCTTGATGTGAACGGTGTAGGTGATGCGGATATGGAAGTAGCTCATATAGCAGATGTGGATAAAGCATCAGTAGTTGCAGATGGAAACGAACCAAACGTGAGTGAAGAGATGAATTGTTCGAACGACAATAACTCGAATTGTATGGATGACGGAAAGATAGAAGGAGTAGAAGTAGAAGATGAAACATTTGAAGAAGTTGAAGCAGAAGCAGTAGAAGACGTTGAAGCAGAAGCAGTAGAAGACGTTGAATCAGAAGCAGTAGAAGAGGTTGAAGCAGAAGCAGCAGTAGAAGGTGAGGCAGAAGTCGATGAGGCTGAACGGGCGGAGAAAAAGGTAAACGTGTCggtgaaaaagaaaaaagtcaaaaaaaaagtgaataaccagaaaaaaaaaaaaaaaaaagacagcAAAATAGATGAAATGTACAAAGAGCTATccatattaaatttaaattttcgtATCTccaatgaaaaaagaaataatgagGGGAAAAAAGGCAAAGAAAAGGAAGATAGGGGAAGGAAAAACGAATTTAAGGGAGTAAACAAGGACATAAGTAAGAAGAAggcaaaaaagaaagagatgaagatgaagaagttgaaacaagaagaagaaaatgaaaaagaaaatacaaaagaagagaaattaaaagaaaaagaaaatacaaaagaagagaaattaaaagaaaaagaaaatacaaaagaagagaaaataaaagaaaaagaagaaacaaaagaaaacgcaaaagcaaaagaaaacgcaaaagcaaaagaaaatgcaaaagcaaaagaaaatacaaaagcaaaagaaaatGCAAAAGAGAGCTTAAATGATAGTGAGGATAATCAGttaaagggaaaaaaggaatacaATGTTCAGGAGCACTGGGATGAGGATTTAAAATATAGCGAAAAGACCTTTTTTAATGCAGAAGAGTGTAATAGAAGTGCGAGTAATTATGCAAGAAATTATGCAACCTATTATGGAACTATTTTGCATGTGCACATGCATAGTAATAGTGCAGAACAAACTGTGGTCACCTCTATATGTGGAAAGGATGCAGCGCAGAGCGCTGATGAAGTTATACCAGTTAATAATGGAAATAATGGTGATAGCACAGTTGGCACGATTCTACCTTATGAAGGAGACCAGAACACATttggtagtagtagtagtagttcTAAAAACACGAGTggacataatttatatatgacatttctagaaaaaacaaataaaaattatatgaacagaagttatataaataaaatgagttCAGAGGAAAACTATTATGAGGATATTAACCCGGcacataagaaaaaaagaatacttTCCAGTGTAAATGAgagtgaaaatgaaaatagtaGTGTAGATAGTGATTTAATAAATGACGTTATTTCGAAAGAAAATATGGGTTCAGAGGTAGAAGCGGCTGTAGAAATACCAAGTGCGGACcgcaaaaataaatatacaaacaaAAGGTCACTCAAGAAGTCGTATAGCAGCAACACAAACAGTAGAAGCATTATTAAGAAATCTCCTACAAAATTGTTAGCaggttttatttttaaaaagaaagaaataagaTATGCAATGGAAAAAGGGGAAGAAGGAATTCTATCAAGAAAGTATTATGCGAACAAACAACAAAAAGGTGCTTGTGTAAACGAAGTAGATATTTCTCTAGTATGTTCCCAGAACAGTTTTGTAACAg gattacatttttatgatCGATTACACCCATGCGCAGGATTACCCCTCGTCCAACAG aGTTTGCTTGGAGGTTTTAAGTTAGACCTGAATTTGTACTGCATTAGGATGGAGCTAAATGGACAGTATTGTTCATTTACCTATCAGAATGATTTG cTATTAAAAAGCAGGTATAAATTAGGGGGGAGGtggaaaaatgaatataaatataaactgTACTTTGTGAT aTGCGAGTGTATTTTATACGTCTGTCCA aaTAGACAATTGTACTTAACATTGAATGGCATAGGTGCTCGTTTtgattga
- a CDS encoding schizont egress antigen-1 → MTEYKCPDGLDLFCYINRCDINELIDYTEEIDGKSSYSCNEHNNYCEYKIPPLLQNFESNQEDSEKSSVKSYIDDGASTIISKNEEENNNSLEHNRTEKNREKKKKKKTKI, encoded by the coding sequence ATGACGGAATATAAATGTCCTGATGGTTTGGACTTGTTCTGTTACATAAACAGATGTGATATAAATGAACTAATTGATTATACGGAAGAGATTGATGGTAAATCCTCATATAGTTGTAATGAgcataataattattgtgAATATAAAATTCCACCccttttacaaaattttgaaaGTAATCAAGAAGACTCAGAAAAAAGCTCCGTAAAGAGTTATATTGATGATGGGGCATCGacaattatttcaaaaaatgaagaggaaaataataatagtttaGAACATAACAGAACAGAAAAGaatagggaaaaaaaaaaaaaaaaaaaaacgaagaTATAG